Proteins encoded together in one Manis pentadactyla isolate mManPen7 chromosome 6, mManPen7.hap1, whole genome shotgun sequence window:
- the ZDBF2 gene encoding DBF4-type zinc finger-containing protein 2 isoform X1 — protein MQKRQGYCSYCCVRYYNLEKHMSSAQHRHLTSQSRQRMCTSSLMERFLQDVLRHHPYHCLESRSMQHERLLRNTASPLEVVPTDDYFPEETTEDATGVRGERSTKGFEPTKELYSRPSKSLECKQDVSIRPSVIQKLEKGQQQPLEFVHKIGSGMKEVNPVGIGQATNRQNLVYPSVISNAPASCLPERSSDRPVATKTTVLPPAAPLESVIKCDPNKVDRYLEQQDRDSRNPMLPSHPETSSVPYQKPKESNRKSLCIKSDKLIMQDDRKSWANKPLSTGFKSREYMGTEGSLKFESLSKLAENPAINLNKTDLPSNRGICEGTIPKHHEKFFPNVDRTQEEKHLGFNKSAFLEQKSSVSSEMKFACGSLQSVSCQPEEAVQDLWKEEQIDQEDKNYESRYSEVSFDCSSSFHSLTDQSKVIAKEINLSKEVHADLQHRNIKSCLSEISSHHDGSLHLATNRTRVIVKDVSVQKAKPISLVDESYESSDSEVNFGCDASPQSTDDYPQQPVKEVNVPKEVHVGLVDKNYGSSSSEISVDSVFPLQPVVERLPVVVKATKLQKVHVGLVDKSYGSSCSETSFDYDVSLQSVVGHSQLAARDRNLKDRHVYLKDKKHKPSCDKAYHHCDCVSPETVTDEPQGAVEEINLLKEKNDCESQGTEMSFHTDAQIAADPQEIATDLENKSVKSSISCLSFESHASLSQSANDQSQGSLGDINLKKVNVDMDVKSYGCSSSELTFDSDPPLLSVTEHSELNVGEIRKEHFNLENVSCESNCSEITFDSDIPLRSLGGQSQEAVYGEEPLDLETKSNASCVSEITFDSDIPLHSGTDQPEVAVKEIITPKEEYVQLRRKNDQRGGSEISFDSYAHPYSVTAPPEVAVKKIKLQEEEQVHLESKENEPSVSGLGLGYKVFQSMTGHSQDLRINLQKEEHIHLEHKGSEPSVSDTSLQSDISLHLRAHHPDIPASEISHQKEHVNLEDKGNELSVSQTSLNSNIPLQSVIHKPEVSVKEKWLQKEKHVKFKGERAEFSGSEKDLDSAAPHYSVTDPQIAASVASHFSVTGPQIAASAVPHYSVTEPQIAAKEINVQKEEYDILEKKNDNCGPTVIFDSGVPPQSMTEKPQIVVLKEDHVDPESENTESRSFDTNSGIDAPLHSAVDQSQLALLKERNIDLETTNTTSSNYKVSFGSFDPLQPLSEQFQEEAKKTGLQKGEDIGLESKADEPSGSKLIHGSGVSLQPVADQPDIAVKQINLENEGQVYLEDKNSQYSGSEMSLDSDFLVQSIVDQPQITILEQEHMELEDKDSQSGGSEMSFDSDDPLQSVADQLRETVQEISLWKDEVDVEDKRDESKGLEITYDSDVLFQSVAGQTAEVGKEVNLWKGHVDLEGKIVAPGDSKINFDSNQPLSSVANEIQQAITEINLLREGQVCLDDKGYEPNGSQIIYVSNVPLQSVVEQPHILEEEHTNLEEKSSDLCGSGMSFASGGPLQPVADQLQKTVKEIGLWKEDHIYLEDKTYKLGDFEVSCDSDTPVHFVAGQSSVAIKEIHLEKKDQNDLENETCEPGVSEIKCGSCVHLQVDQPQVVCKEIHLPKKQHLGMEEKTSEPSDSEMCDSDIPLQIVVNEGDVTVKEANLEKMLYVDLVTPDSDCEMIADSDMAFQQVIDSPQMTVKEISCINTESFNLEGASYGSCGAELGYICEATPQSVTNPSKDTFKVVNQKKDYIILEESSCEPYGSEISFQIDPSYQSVTYQSQEPEEETAKYFHPEDASCASSSSKRNLEWKDTPQPVTHRPQKADKKVYSRKDGKKKKNLKGKKCESSVSAMDCNAAPKSTIHQVADKENLLKLKRTDIESMSCEPSGSEMNFQRDSSLPSDSDRTQETINKTELSKMSSDLKETNRVSHSSSIPMVDSVRNPEKAKDVVEDNSDEPVLEALPHVPPSFVGKTWSQIMREDDMKINALVKEFKEGRFHCYFDDDCETKKVKKKNSNEGKKITWADLSQGIASIQIFSDCDDNGGGNSDTDDFSVALDKPTHHPIANKPYEQNLQVTSRCQAAKVSHGTQTNLMDNLGKKRRRGEEADLPTRKQSPAQKDKQTKRRVKIGTLEFPESCTTVLKPLQPNALVYVLSSNMKLKIGEPFNLSHIKHRHGKNSRDVTVQYKYKRSPLNYYDPVSNQIVSNPPVNREVPESDRDNLVQNDFSDLNSSAEDNAHVQSPASETLMTWSVRDELTGNQGASVCSELLGKSETLNSGEVPKENSTQSTLVDHDTAQTSSKSVRNKILERKKKIQRKKMTANNKLDFPKKASRQIIVQQKTRIASKKKSIWIHTKLNDIIRKYIPKYSVFLRHKYHHSRSTFVRMQFRKKKPRVSKIKEAKKPAQKLSDSSVPSADAEEPLNTIADSSPKQLAQDSSSVEERKTNGNNERRRKKKRKHFKPVKIYALRSLSAQIPYSDRMRTRVPKKS, from the exons ATGCAGAAAAGACAAGGATATTGCAGCTATTGCTGTGTGCGCTATTATAATCTGGAAAAG CATATGTCCAGTGCCCAGCACCGACACTTGACCTCACAGAGCAGACAGCGGATGTGTACCAGTAGTTTGATGGAACGCTTCTTGCAGGATGTACTGCGGCACCACCCGTACCATTGTCTAGAAAGCAG ATCAATGCAACATGAGAGACTTCTTAGGAATACTGCGTCACCTCTTGAAGTGGTCCCAACTGATGATTATTTTCCAGAAGAAACGACTGAAGATGCTACTGGAGTCAGAGGAGAGAGATCCACCAAGGGTTTTGAACCTACTAAAGAGTTATATTCTAGACCTAGTAAATCTCTGGAATGTAAACAGGATGTTTCAATTCGACCATCAGTTATTCAAAAACTGGAGAAGGGGCAGCAGCAGCCCTTGGAGTTTGTTCATAAAATTGGGAGTGGTATGAAAGAAGTCAATCCAGTAGGTATTGGTCAAGCTACAAATAGACAAAACTTAGTATATCCCTCAGTGATTTCTAATGCTCCTGCTAGTTGTTTACCTGAAAGGTCTTCTGATAGACCAGTTGCAACTAAAACCACTGTGTTACCACCAGCAGCCCCTTTGGAGTCAGTTATCAAATGTGACCCAAACAAAGTTGACAGATACCTTGAACAGCAAGACAGGGACTCCAGAAATCCTATGCTACCATCCCATCCAGAAACTTCATCAGTTCCATATCAGAAACCTAAAGAATCAAATAGGAAATCTCTGTGTATAAAGTCAGATAAATTAATTATGCAGGACGATAGGAAATCATGGGCTAATAAACCTTTGTCAACTGGCTTTAAATCCCGTGAATATATGGGTACTGAGGGCTCCTTAAAATTTGAATCGCTTTCCAAATTAGCTGAAAACCCAGCAATTAACCTTAATAAAACTGACCTGCCTTCTAATAGAGGAATCTGTGAAGGTACAATTCCAAAGCACCATGAGAAATTCTTTCCTAATGTGGATCGTACCCAAGAAGAAAAGCATTTGGGTTTTAACAAGTCAGCCTTTTTGGAACAGAAGAGCTCAGTGAGCTCTGAAATGAAGTTTGCTTGTGGCTCTCTTCAGTCAGTATCTTGTCAACCCGAAGAGGCTGTACAAGACCTTTGGAAGGAGGAGCAAATTGACCAAGAAGATAAGAACTATGAATCGAGATATTCTGAAGTGAGTTTTGATTGCAGTTCCTCTTTTCATTCACTGACTGACCAATCTAAAGTGATTGCCAAAGAAATAAACCTTTCAAAGGAAGTGCATGCTGACTTACAGCATAGGAATATTAAATCTTGTCTTTCTGAAATAAGTTCTCATCATGATGGCTCTCTCCATTTGGCTACCAACCGCACTCGAGTAATTGTTAAAGATGTAAGTGTTCAGAAGGCAAAGCCTATTAGCTTGGTTGATGAAAGCTATGAATCTAGTGATTCTGAGGTTAATTTTGGTTGTGATGCCTCACCTCAGTCAACTGATGATTACCCCCAACAGCCTGTGAAAGAAGTAAATGTTCCTAAGGAGGTACACGTTGGTTTGGTTGATAAGAACTATGGATCTAGTAGCTCTGAAATAAGTGTTGATTCTGTTTTCCCACTTCAGCCAGTGGTTGAACGACTCCCAGTGGTTGTCAAAGCCACAAAACTTCAGAAAGTTCATGTTGGCTTGGTTGATAAGAGCTATGGATCAAGTTGTTCTGAAACAAGTTTTGATTATGATGTTTCTCTTCAGTCAGTAGTTGGTCATTCCCAGTTGGCTGCCAGAGACAGAAACCTGAAGGATAGGCACGTCTACCTGAAAGATAAGAAACATAAGCCCAGTTGCGATAAAGCATATCATCATTGTGATTGTGTCTCTCCTGAGACAGTGACTGATGAACCTCAGGGTGCTGTTGAAGAAATAAATCTTCTGAAAGAGAAGAATGACTGTGAATCTCAAGGTACTGAAATGAGTTTTCACACGGATGCTCAGATAGCAGCTGACCCTCAAGAAATAGCCACTGACCTGGAGAATAAGAGTGTTAAATCTAGCATTTCTTGTCTAAGTTTTGAATCTCATGCTTCCCTTTCTCAGTCAGCTAATGATCAATCTCAAGGCTCACTGGGTGATATAAATCTGAAAAAGGTAAATGTTGACATGGACGTTAAGAGCTATGGGTGCTCCAGTTCTGAGTTGACTTTTGATTCTGATCCACCTCTTCTGTCAGTTACTGAGCATTCTGAGCTGAATGTTGGAGAGATAAGAAAAGAGCACTTTAACTTGGAAAATGTAAGCTGTGAGTCAAATTGTTCTGAAATAACTTTTGATTCTGATATTCCTCTTCGCTCACTAGGTGGCCAGTCTCAAGAAGCTGTTTATGGAGAGGAACCTCTTGATCTGGAAACTAAGAGTAATGCATCTTGTGTTTCTGAAATAACTTTTGATTCTGATATACCTCTTCATTCAGGGACTGATCAACCTGAAGTAgctgttaaagaaataatcactCCGAAAGAAGAGTATGTacaattaagaaggaagaatgatCAACGCGGTGGTTCTGAAATAAGTTTTGATTCTTATGCCCATCCTTATTCAGTGACTGCGCCTCCTGAAGTAGCTGTTAAAAAGATAAAACTTCAAGAAGAAGAGCAGGTACACTTAGAAAGTAAGGAAAATGAACCTAGTGTTTCTGGATTAGGTTTGGGTTATAAAGTTTTTCAATCAATGACTGGACATTCTCAAGATCTCAGAATAAACCTTCAGAAAGAAGAGCACATACACTTAGAACATAAGGGTAGTGAACCTAGTGTTTCCGATACCAGTTTGCAGTCTGATATTTCTCTTCATTTAAGGGCTCATCATCCTGACATACCTGCTAGCGAAATAAGCCATCAGAAAGAACATGTAAACCTAGAAGATAAGGGTAATGAATTAAGTGTTTCTCAAACAAGTTTGAATTCTAATATTCCTCTTCAGTCAGTCATTCATAAGCCTGAAGTAAGTGTTAAGGAAAAATGGCTTCAAAAAGAAAAGCATGTTAAGTTCAAAGGGGAAAGGGCTGAATTTAGTGGTTCTGAAAAAGATTTAGATTCTGCTGCCCCTCATTATTCAGTTACTGATCCTCAAATTGCTGCTTCTGTTGCCTCTCATTTTTCAGTGACTGGACCTCAAATTGCTGCTTCTGCTGTCCCTCATTATTCAGTGACTGAACCTCAAATTGCTGCTAAAGAGATAAATGTTCAGAAAGAAGAATATGATAttctagaaaaaaagaatgacaatTGTGGTCCTACAGTAATTTTTGATTCTGGTGTCCCTCCTCAGTCAATGACTGAAAAACCTCAAATAGTTGTTTTGAAAGAGGACCATGTTGACCCAGAAAGTGAAAATACTGAATCTAGAAGTTTTGACACAAATTCGGGTATTGATGCCCCTCTTCATTCAGCCGTTGACCAATCTCAGCTAGCTCTTTTGAAGGAAAGAAACATTGATCTGGAAACTACAAACACTACATCTAGTAATTATAAAGTAAGTTTTGGTTCTTTTGATCCTCTTCAGCCATTGTCTGAACAATTTCAGGAAGAGGCTAAAAAAACAGGCCTCCAGAAGGGAGAGGATATTGGCCTGGAAAGTAAGGCTGATGAACCTAGTGGTTCTAAATTAATACATGGTTCTGGTGTTTCTCTTCAGCCTGTGGCTGATCAACCTGACATAGCTGTTAAGCAAATAAACCTTGAGAATGAAGGTCAGGTGTACTTGGAAGATAAGAACAGCCAATATAGTGGTTCTGAAATGAGTTTGGATTCTGATTTCTTGGTTCAGTCAATAGTTGATCAACCTCAAATAACTATTTTGGAGCAGGAGCATATGGAGCTAGAAGATAAGGACAGTCAGTCTGGTGGTTCTGAAATGAGTTTTGATTCTGATGACCCTCTTCAATCAGTGGCTGACCAACTTAGAGAAACTGTTCAAGAAATAAGCCTTTGGAAGGACGAAGTTGACGTGGAAGACAAGAGGGATGAATCGAAGGGTTTGGAAATTACATATGATTCTGATGTCCTTTTTCAATCAGTGGCTGGCCAAACTGCAGAAGTTGGTAAAGAGGTCAACCTTTGGAAGGGGCATGTTGACTTGGAAGGTAAGATTGTTGCACCTGGtgattctaaaataaattttgacTCTAATCAACCTCTTTCATCTGTGGCTAATGAAATTCAGCAGGCTATTACAGAAATAAATCTTCTGAGAGAGGGACAAGTTTGTCTGGATGATAAAGGCTATGAACCCAATGGTTCTCAAATAATTTATGTTTCAAATGTCCCTCTTCAATCAGTAGTTGAGCAACCACACATTTTGGAAGAGGAACATACTAATTTGGAAGAGAAGAGCAGTGATCTGTGTGGCTCTGGAATGAGTTTTGCTTCTGGTGGTCCTCTTCAGCCAGTGGCTGACCAGCTTCAAAAAACTGTTAAAGAAATAGGTCTTTGGAAGGAAGACCATATTTACCTGGAAGATAAGACCTATAAACTAGGTGATTTTGAAGTAAGCTGTGATTCTGATACTCCCGTTCATTTTGTGGCTGGTCAGTCTTCAGTGGCTATCAAAGAAATACACTTGGAAAAGAAGGATCAGAATGACTTAGAAAATGAGACCTGTGAACCAGGTGTATCTGAAATTAAATGTGGTTCTTGTGTTCATCTTCAAGTTGACCAACCTCAAGTGGTTTGCAAAGAAATACACCTTCCGAAGAAACAGCATCTTGGCATGGAAGAAAAGACCAGTGAACCTAGTGATTCGGAAATGTGTGATTCTGATATCCCTCTTCAAATAGTCGTTAATGAAGGTGACGTGACAGTCAAAGAAGCCAATCTTGAAAAGATGCTATATGTGGACCTGGTGACCCCTGATAGTGATTGTGAAATGATTGCTGATTCTGATATGGCTTTTCAGCAAGTGATTGACTCACCTCAAATGACTGTCAAGGAAATCAGCTGTATAAATACAGAAAGTTTTAATCTAGAAGGTGCGAGCTATGGCTCTTGCGGTGCTGAACTAGGATACATTTGTGAAGCCACTCCTCAATCAGTGACAAACCCATCCAAAGACACTTTCAAAGTAGTAAACCAGAAGAAAGACTATATTATTCTGGAAGAGTCAAGCTGTGAGCCTTACGGTTCTGAAATAAGTTTTCAAATTGATCCATCTTACCAGTCTGTGACCTACCAATCTCAAGAGCCTGAAGAAGAAACAGCGAAATATTTTCACCCAGAAGATGCAAGCTGTGCATCTAGTAGTTCTAAAAGAAATCTTGAATGGAAAGACACTCCTCAGCCAGTGACTCACCGACCACAGAAAGCTGACAAGAAGGTCTACTCTCGgaaagatgggaaaaaaaaaaaaaacctaaaaggtAAGAAATGTGAATCTAGTGTTTCTGCGATGGATTGTAATGCCGCTCCTAAGTCAACAATCCATCAAGTTGCTGATAAAGAAAACCTTTTGAAATTAAAACGTACAGATATAGAAAGTATGAGCTGTGAACCTTCTGGTTCTGAGATGAATTTTCAGCGTGATTCCTCTCTTCCATCTGACTCTGACCGAACTCAAGAAACTATTAATAAAACAGAACTATCTAAGATGTCATCTGACCTTAAAGAAACAAACCGTGTTTCCCATTCAAGCTCTATTCCCATGGTTGATTCTGTAAGGAACCCGGAGAAAGCAAAGGATGTTGTAGAAGACAATTCTGATGAACCGGTTCTTGAAGCCTTGCCTCATGTCCCTCCTTCATTTGTGGGGAAAACATGGTCTCAAATAATGAGAGAAGATGACATGAAAATTAATGCTCTTGTGAAGGAATTTAAGGAAGGCCGTTTCCACTGTTACTTTGACGATGACTGTGAgaccaagaaagtaaaaaaaaaaaattcaaatgaaggaaaaaagattACCTGGGCTGACCTCAGTCAGGGCATTGcatccattcaaattttttcagacTGTGATGATAATGGAGGTGGTAATTCAGATACTGATGACTTTTCAGTGGCCTTAGATAAACCTACCCATCATCCTATAGCAAACAAGCCTTATGAACAAAATTTGCAAGTGACTTCTCGATGCCAAGCTGCAAAAGTCAGCCATGGAACTCAAACCAATCTCATGGAtaatttggggaagaaaagaagaagaggagaagaggCAGACTTGCCAACAAGGAAGCAATCACCCGCACAGAAGGACAAACAGACAAAGAGGAGAGTCAAAATCGGAACACTTGAATTTCCAGAATCATGTACTACAGTTTTGAAGCCTTTGCAACCCAATGCCTTAGTCTATGTTCTTTCTTCAAATATGAAGCTGAAGATTGGTGAACCCTTCAATTTATCTCACATAAAGCACCGCCATGGCAAAAATAGTCGGGATGTTACTGTACAGTACAAATATAAACGGAGTCCCCTTAATTATTATGACCCAGTGAGTAATCAAATTGTAAGTAATCCTCCTGTGAACAGAGAAGTGCCAGAGTCTGACAGGGATAACCTGGTTCAAAATGATTTTAGTGACCTAAACTCCAGTGCGGAAGATAACGCTCATGTACAAAGTCCTGCTTCAGAAACTTTGATGACGTGGTCAGTAAGAGATGAATTGACGGGAAATCAAGGGGCTAGTGTATGTTCTGAGTTACTGGGAAAATCAGAGACTTTGAATTCTGGTGAAGTTCCAAAGGAAAACAGTACACAGTCAACTCTTGTAGATCACGACACAGCCCAAACCTCTTCAAAATCAGTTAGGAATAAGATTTTAGAAcgtaaaaagaaaattcagagaaaGAAGATGACAGCTAATAACAAGCTAGATTTTCCCAAAAAGGCTTCCAGACAAATTATTGTCCAGCAAAAAACCAGAATCGcttcaaaaaaaaagtcaatttggATTCATACCAAACTAAatgatataattagaaaatatattccaAAATACTCTGTTTTTTTGCGTCACAAATACCACCACTCCAGGAGCACTTTTGTTAGAATGCAATTTAGGAAGAAAAAACCTCGTGTCAGTAAGATAAAGGAGGCAAAGAAACCAGCCCAAAAGCTTTCAGACTCCTCAGTTCCATCAGCTGATGCAGAAGAGCCCTTAAACACTATCGCAGACTCTTCCCCCAAGCAACTTGCACAGGATTCCTCCAGTGTTGAAGAAAGGAAGACGAATGGTAATAACGAACGTcgtaggaaaaaaaagagaaagcattttAAGCCTGTTAAAATATATGCTTTGAGAAGTTTAAGTGCTCAAATACCATATTCTGATAGGATGAGGACTCGGGTACCAAAGAAATCATGA